AACGTCGGCGATCTTAGGGCGCTGGGCTGGGCAAGCACCGACGCCTTGCGCGATGATGTGCCGGTGACGGCCTTCAGGCTGGAGGGTAATGAGGGGGCGGAGTACTGGATGGGATTGCCGAACTTCTATGTCATTACCCGCTACAATCGCAGCGTGATGTACGCCATGGCCGTGCATCAGCTTTCCCAATCGCTGGTCGACGCAAGGGGTGGGCGTTAACCGATGCCGCAACCGATAAGAGTCGCCGTCTACGGCGCCGTGGCCCTGCTGCTGGCCAGCTGTTCGAGCAGCCGCGCCCCCGAACCGGTGCAACCCGGTGGGGCCATCTCCGGCCCTGGCAACTATGCCCGTCCCCACAAGGATGGCGCGCCCTGGTGGGACGTGGACGTCTCGCGCATCCCCGACGCCGTGCCGATGCCGCATTACGGCTCGGTGAAGGCGAATCCCTACACCGTGCTGGGCCAGACCTACTACCCGATGGCCGACGGCCGACGTTACCAGGCAGTGGGTACCGCCTCCTGGTACGGCACCAAGTTCCACGGCCAGGCCACCGCCAACGGCGAAGCCTATGACCTCTACGGCATGACGGCCGCCCACAAGACCCTGCCGCTGCCCAGTTATGTCCGGGTGACCAACCTCGACAACGGTCGCAGCGTGATCCTTCGTGTCAACGACCGGGGGCCCTTCTATTCCGACCGGATCATCGACCTATCCTTCGCCGCCGCCAAGAAGCTCGGTTATGCCGAGAGCGGCACGGCGCGGGTCAAGGTAGAAGGCATCGACCCCAATGAGTGGTGGGCCGCCCAGGGCCGTCCCGTACCCATGGTGCTGGCGCAGCCGAAGATGGCGGCCCAGGCCAAGCCCCAACCCTCGGCCGTGCAGGTGGCCACCGCGCCGATCGAGCAGTACACCCCGCCGCCCCAGCAGCATGCCGCCGCCGTCCTGCCCGTGCAGATCGACGCAAAAAAAAACGATTCACTCGCAGCCTCTGGCCTGTATCTCCAGGTGGGCGCCTTCGCCAATCCGGACGCTGCGGAGCTCCTCAAGGCCAAGTTGAGCGGGACGGTCAGTGCGCCGGTCTTCATCAGCTCGGTCGTGCGCAACCAGCAGATCCTGCACCGGGTGCGCCTGGGGCCGATCGGAACTCAGGGTGAAGCACAGGAAGTCCAGAACACCGTGCGCCTGGCCAATCTTGGCCAACCCACCCTGGTGAAGCCGGACTGACGGCTTCGCTCACCTCGCCCGCCAGGGCCTGAAAGACCATTAGCAATTTCTCAGAGAGACGGATGAACATCTTCAGCTTTGCCAAACGCCTACTACTGCCCGCAGCCCTGCTCATCGTCGCGCCGGTCTCCATGGCGGCCCAGCAGATCATCCCCTCGCCGCCGCAACTGGCCGCCAAGTCCTATGTCCTGATGGACGCCCAGAGCGGCCAGGTGCTGGTGGAGAACAACGGTGACCAGCGCCTGCCTCCGGCCAGCCTGACCAAACTGATGACCGCCTACATCGCCACCCTGGAAATCCGTAAGGGCCAGGTCGGCGAGAACGATCCGGTGACCATCAGCGAGCATGCCTGGCGTACCGGCGGTTCGCGGATGTTCGTGCAGGTGAACACCCAGGTCTCCATGAG
This genomic window from Pseudomonas furukawaii contains:
- a CDS encoding septal ring lytic transglycosylase RlpA family protein — translated: MPQPIRVAVYGAVALLLASCSSSRAPEPVQPGGAISGPGNYARPHKDGAPWWDVDVSRIPDAVPMPHYGSVKANPYTVLGQTYYPMADGRRYQAVGTASWYGTKFHGQATANGEAYDLYGMTAAHKTLPLPSYVRVTNLDNGRSVILRVNDRGPFYSDRIIDLSFAAAKKLGYAESGTARVKVEGIDPNEWWAAQGRPVPMVLAQPKMAAQAKPQPSAVQVATAPIEQYTPPPQQHAAAVLPVQIDAKKNDSLAASGLYLQVGAFANPDAAELLKAKLSGTVSAPVFISSVVRNQQILHRVRLGPIGTQGEAQEVQNTVRLANLGQPTLVKPD